GCCGGGCTTTTCGATCTTGGTCTCGCCCGAAAAGACCGTGCCTGCCATTATGAGGGCCTGCGCGCGGGTGCGGCTTTCAGCGAGGCCGCGTTCGACCAGCAGGTGGTCTACCCGCTTCTTTTTGGGTGGTTTGTTCGCATTGGTCATGGACCCGAAAGCCGTTAGCGCGCATTTAGACGGCATGAAAGCGATCTACCTCCATGCCGTTGGCGCGATTGCGCTGAGTTTCACGATTGCCGCCTGCATTCCGAACGTAGAGCCGCCGCTCCCGGTTCCGCCGCCGGTTACGACTCCTGCGCCCGCTCCCGTGCCTACGGTCGCGCCCGCTCCCGCTCCTTCGCCATCTCCGACACCAGTCCCGGCTGTTCAGCAACCGGAGTATGAGAATTATCTCGATGCACCGCAGACGCCGGGCACCTGGATTTACAGCAATTCGGGATCGACCTCGCGCGCAGATTTCACTACGTCTCAATCAGGCAGTTTCAATCTGAGGCTTCACTGCTCAGCCAATCCGGGCCGCGAGCAGATTTCAATTTCCCGCAGGGGCTATTTGCCGACTGGCACCTCCACGATAACAATCACGACCGAGACTGCCGAACGCACTCTACGCGCCGATATCAGTTCCAGCGCTATGATCGTCGCGACACGTGTCGATGCCGATGACCCGATCCTCGATGCAATGGCGATCACGAAGGGTCGCTTTGCGATCGAAACGCCGGGCCTCCCGACGCTCTACATCCCCGCTTGGGTCGAAGTGAGTCGCGTCATCGAGGACTGTAGGTAATCGGGTAGAGGCTTGTTCGCGGAGCACGGCGGCGCAGCCGCCGCAAGCCCGACCGGGCGCCCGCAGCGCCGAAAGGCGCGAGGAAATCGAACGCCGGAGGGCGTGCGAAAAGCAAACATAATCTCTCGATTCCTTTGGTTAATATCCACAGGTTGTCGACAGACCGTCCACAGACATGTCCCGGAAGCAAAAAACGCCCGAGGTTTCCCTCCGGCGCCGCCGTCACGTCTCCTGCGCAACGATGGTCGAGTATGACGTGGGAAAACTATAATTCAAGTCTTGTCTTGGGGCAGCGGACGACTCAAATATGTACATGAGGCTAGCGGCGAACGCGGCTCTCGGCCCCCGGTGATACGGTTTGGGTCTTGGCTTTCAAGCGCGAAAGGAGGTGATCCGATGTCTCATGGTTCAGTAGAGAGGTCGGCAAGTTTCCGCGCGAGGTATATTCGGTAAGCAGATACCGAGTAAGACTTCGTGAGCGGCGCTTACCGCCGCTGACCATGAAAGGGCGGTTCCCCGACGGGCGGAACCGCCCTTTTCATTGCGTTGAGAATTTTGTTTGCGCCCTCAAACCCCGGGCGCGCGGAGTCTTGGTTGTCCGCATCGCATCCGCGATGCGAAATCCTCACGCCTTCGGCGCTGCGGGCGCGCAGTCGCGCTTGCGGTTCGCTTTGCGAACCGTGCTCCGTGACCAAGCCGACAAGGAAGCGCCTTGACGCATGGTGCGAGTTTGAAAAATTGCGTTGATCGCGTCGCGACCAGCGACGCCAGCGCGCGACTGCGCGCCGCCGCCTGTGCGGCGAAGCCAAGCGAGCCGGACGGCTCGCGCCCGGCGTTTGAGGGCGATAACAAGAGACTCAATTCTTGCCCGCAGCGCCGCACGATACTATTCGCCCACCCATGGAATTCACGCACGTCCCCCACCCCTCGCCCACACCCGACGACGTTCGCGAGGCGCGCATCGCCGACCCCGGTTTCGGCACGGTGTTCACCGATCACATGGTCACCATCGACTACGACGAGGCCAGGGGCGGCTGGCAAACCCCGGTGCTTGGGCCGCGAGAGGCGATCCCGCTCGATCCGGCGGCAAGCGTGTTGCATTACGCGCAGGAAATTTTCGAGGGCATGAAGGCCTTCACCCATGCCGAGGGCGGCCTTGCGCTGTTCCGGCCCGAAGCGAATGCCGCGCGCTTCAACGCCAGCGCCCGGCGCATGGCGATGCCCGAAATACCCGAGGAACTGTTCCTCGCATCGGTCCGCAAAATCGTGCTCAAGGATGCCGCGTGGATGCCGCAAATCGAAGGCGGCTCGCTTTACATCCGCCCCTTCATGTTCGCCTCCGAGGCGTTTCTCGGCGTGCGCCCTGCCAAGCAGTACAAGTTCGTCGTGATCCTGTGCTCGTCGGGCAATTACTTCAAGGGCGGGGTCAACCCGGTGAAAATCTGGGTTTCTCAGGACTATGTCCGCGCGGCCCCCGGCGGGACCGGAGCGGCCAAGACCGGCGGCAATTATGCAGCCAGCCTCGTCCCCCAGGCAGAGGCCATCGCGCATGGCTGCGACCAGGTGGTGTTCCTCGATGCGGTCGAGCGGAAATGGGTCGAGGAGCTGGGCGGGATGAACCTGTTCTTCGTCCGCGCCGACGGCAGTGTCATCACCCCGCCGCTTACCGGCACGATCCTGCCCGGCATCACCCGCGACAGTCTGATCGCGATGCTGCACGAGGAGGGATACGAGGTTCGCGAGGAACCCTATTCGATCGCGCAGTGGCGCGAAGAAGCCGAGAGCGGCGACCTGCTCGAAACGCTGGCCTGCGGAACGGCGGCGGTCGTCACCCCGGTCGGCACCGTTGCCTCGCCCGCAGGCGAGTTCAGCATCGGTAGCGGCGGCATCGGCCAGATGGCGCAGAAGATGCGCGAGAAGCTGGTCGGCCTGCAACACGGCAAGGTCGAGGACACACACGGCTGGGTGACGCGGATTTGAAGAGAGCGCTCGCCACCGCGCTGATCGCCCTCGGCGCTGCTCTATCCGGCGGTTCCGCTTCGGCTAACGAACCTGCGAACGATGAGCCTGCTTTTAACGCCAAGCACGCGGTTCTCGCCGAGGCCTTCGCTCCCGAACGTTTCTTTCGAGGGCGCTTCGGCTTTGATCCTTTGCTCACCATTCTCCATCTGGGCGACGACTACAGTTATCCGATCTACGCGATTGCGGTGTTTCGAGGATGTCATCGCGACGACGCGGAAGGTGACCGCAGTTGCATCGACCGCCTGCGGGCCCGGATGGTGCGCGCGCCCTATGATGGCGAACCCGAACGCCCGCGTTATCGGGGCTTGGAATTGCTCACGACCCTGCGAACACTCGCCGTCAGCAATCGCGAGGAGCTGATCACTGTGCTCGATAAGGGTGCAGTGGAGTGGTTGGAGGCCGACCTCGCGACTTGCCCGGCGGCGTTGGCAAAGGCTCGTGAGGCGGAGAAATTGGCATTTTTCAACCAGTCTCTTGTCGCGGATGATGACGACATGGCGATAGTGATCCATTCCGACACGATCAAACTGACCTTCACCCCGAATTATTTCACGAAGCTCAGTTTCGATGGCAGCCCGTTGCGCGGCACGCCCGGCCTTTGGGGCTATGATTTCGCTCAATCGCTCGAGGAATGCTGGGTGCCTTCACAAGCCACGCCTCCATGGCACCACGGCTCGGAAGAAGACAGCGAATGACCGATCCGATTCAGGTCGCCGCGCTCTACCAGTTCACGCCGTTCGACGATCCCGCCGCGCTCAAGGGACCGCTCGAGCAGGTGTGCCTCTCGAACCGCATCGGCGGTACGCTGCTGCTCGCGAAGGAAGGCATAAACGGCACCATCGCGGGCACGCGCGAGGGGCTTGATGCGGTGCTCTCCCACATCCGCGCGCTTCCCGGCTGCGCCGATCTCGACGTGAAGTTTTCGACCGCTTGCGAGATGCCCTTCAATCGCATGAAGGTGCGGCTGAAGCGCGAGATCGTCACCATGGGTCAGCCCGATATCGATCCTCGGGCGAGCGTCGGGCACTATGTCTCGCCCGCGGACTGGAACGATCTCATCTCCGATCCCGACACGCTCGTGATCGACACGCGCAACGATTACGAAGTCGCGATCGGCACTTTCAAGGGCGCGCTCGATCCCGAGACGCGCAGCTTCGGCGAGTTTCCCAAATGGTTCCGCGAGCACCGCGAGGAACTGCTCGAAGGCAAGAAAAAGGTCGCGATGTTCTGCACCGGCGGGATCCGCTGCGAGAAATCGACCAGCTTCCTGCGGCAGGAGGGGATCGACGAGGTCTATCATCTCAAGGGCGGGATCCTGAAATATCTCGAGACCGTGCCCAGGGACCAAAGTTTGTGGGAGGGCGACTGCTTCGTTTTCGACGAACGCGTGGCCGTGGGGCACGATCTCGCCCTGTCCGATTATCGGCTGTGCCGCGCCTGCCGCCGCCCGGTCTCTCCGCAAGATATGCAAAGCGAGTATTACGAGGAAGGCGTGAGCTGCCCGCACTGCATCGAGGAGAAGACCGAAGAGCAGCGCGAACGCTATCGCGAGCGCCAGCGACAGGCGCAACTGGCGAGGGAGCGCGGGGAAAGCCATGTCGGCACGCTCCCGCGCTCGCCCTAGGATGGCCGCGCTTCCGATCCTCTACTCTTTCCGCCGCTGCCCCTATGCGATGCGCGCGCGCATGGCGCTGTGGGTGGCGGGGATCACGGTGGAGCTGCGCGAGGTGAAGCTCGCCGACAAACCGCCCGAACTGATCGAGGTTTCCCCCAAAGCGACCGTCCCAGTGCTGGTTCTCGCCGACGGGACCGTGATCGACGAGAGCATCGCGGTGATGCGCTGGGCGCTGTCGCAAAGCGATCCCGAAGGCTGGCTGGCGGGCGACGATGCGTTGTCGGTTCTTGCGCTGATCGAGCGCAACGACGGGCCGTTCAAGCATCATCTCGACCGGTACAAATATCCCACGCGCTACCCCGAGGAGACCGACGGAGACGAGGACGCTTTGCGTTTGCACCACCGAAGCCAAGGCCTCGCGATCCTCGAGGAACTCGACGCGCGGCTCACCGGTCAGAACCAGCTGTGGGGCAGCACGCGGACGCTCGCCGATATCGCGATCTTCCCGTTCGTACGGCAGTTCGCCAACACCGACCGCGCGTGGTTCGATGCGCAAGGCCTGCCGCACCTGCAACGCTGGCTCGAAGGGCATATCGCCTCCGACCTCTTCCTATCCGTGATGCCCAAGTTCGCGCCCTGGAAAGCGGGCGACGAACCGATTCTCTTCGGCCCCTAATCGGGACAGCGTGAGAGCTGCTCGCGAAAGCTGTCGATAAGCCAGCTCGCCGCAGGGCCAAGCCGGTGGTCGCGCCTCCACATCGCGCTGAAGGGATAGAGAGCGCCCGGTTTTTCGGGAAGGTCGAGTTCGACCAGCCTTCCCTCCGCCAGATCGCGGGAAATCTGGTGGCGCGGCATATTGCCCCACCCGAGCCCTTGCTTCAGCAGCGAGTGCTTTGCTCCCAGATCGCCCAGCCGCCACGTAAGCGGGCTGAGCACCGAAAATTCCCGGCCCTGCGTAAAGTCGGAACGGTCGGCGAGCACCAGTTGCAGGTGCTTGCGGCTTTCACCCGGCGGGATGTCTCTCGCCGCGAGCGGGTGGCCGGGAGCGGCGACGGGTACGAGGTCGATCCTGCCGATTACCTGCCGCTCAAGCGATGGCAGGTCGCCAATCACTGGGCCGCCGATGGCTAGCTCGGCTCGCTCATCCAGTAGGCATTCGGCAACCGCGCCCAGCCCTTCGATATTGAGAGTGAGCGCGACCGTCGGGAACATGTCCCGGAATTCGCGCAACACAAGCGCCGTGACCTCGCCCGAAACCATGACATCGAGCACCAGTCCGACGCTGCTTTCCAGCCCCGCGTGGAGCGAGCGCGCTTTCGCCAAGAGTGCATCGACACGGTCTGCAATGCTTCGTGCTTCGGCCAGAAGCCCCTCGCCCGCTTCGGTCAGTACCGGCTTCTTCGATCCTTCGCGCTCGAACAGCGTAACGGCCAATTGCGCTTCCAGCTGCGCAACGCCGTAGCTGATTGCTGAGACGGCACGTCCGCTCGCCCGCGCCGCACCGCCAAAGCTCCCCTCTTCCACCACGGCCAGGAATATCCGAATCTGGTCGAGAGTGGGTTCGCCAAGCTTCATGGCCCTATGTTCAGATATTCAGAACATTTTGACAAGTTTTATCGCAGTTATCTTGAGGCACGATTCTGCCTATCTCCCGTTCAACACAGACACTCCAACGGGAGATAGGCCATGATCGAACTTCGTCCCTTTGAAACCCTTGGCGCCGCCAATCACGGCTGGCTCGATGCGCGCCACCATTTCTCATTCGCGAGCTACCATGATCCGAGCCGCGTTCACTGGGGCAACCTTCGCGTCTGGAACGACGACAGAATCGCGCCTGGCACCGGCTTTCCGACGCACCCGCATAACGACATGGAGATCATCACCTATGTGAGAGAAGGAGCGATCACACACCGCGACTCCATGGGCAATGAAGGCCGCACCGAAGCGGGCGATGTGCAGGTGATGAGCGCCGGCACAGGCGTGCAGCATTCGGAATACAACCTCGAAGACGAGGACACGACGCTGTTCCAGATCTGGATCATTCCGGACGAGCGCGGCGGCGAGCCCAGCTGGGGCGCGAAACAGTTCCCCAAGGGCGACCGCGCCGGTTCATTCGTACCGCTCGCCAGCGGTATCGCCAACGACGATGACGCTCTGAAGATCCGCACAAATGCCCGCGTGCTGGGTGCGACGATCAAGGCCGGCGAGAGCGTGACCTACGAAATCGGCGATGCTTCGCGGCACCTCTATCTCGTCCCCGCAACCGGGAAGGTGCGGGTCGATGATGTCGAAGCAAAGGCACGTGATGGTGTCGCCATTACACAGCTCGAACGTGTGACTGTGACCGCGCTCGAAGACAGCGAAGTCGTGCTCGTCGACGCGGCCTGAATCTTTGGCGGGCCGGCTGGATTCGCTTGACCGCAGGCCGGCCTGCCGCCCCTTTCTCGAAAGAATGGAGTAGCAAACCCATGACCCACATCCTTCACATCACCGCCTCGATCAGCGGCGAGGAAAGCGTTTCCACCGCGCTCGGCAACAAGCTCGTCGAAGGCCTGGCCGCGCGTTCGGGTGCAAGCGTGACCAAGCGCGATCTCGCGCAGAACGACATTCCCTATATCGATGCCCGGATATTCGAGGCGATGCTGACGCCCAAGGAGGACCGCACGCCCGAACAGCAGGAGCTTGCGGCCATCTCCGACAAGCTGATCGAGGAGCTTCAGGCTGCCGACACGATCGTCTTCAGTTCGCCGGTTTACAATTTTAGCGTGCCTGCGACGGTCAAGGCATGGGCGGACCTCGTCGCCCGCGCGGGCACGACGTTCAAATACACGGAAAACGGGCCGGTCGGCCTGCTCAAGGGCAGAAAAGCCTACATAACCGCCGCATCGGGCGGCACGCCGATGGGAAGCGACATGGATTACATGTCGCGCTGGCTCAAATTCTTCCTCCAATTCCTTGGCATCGAAGTCGTCGATGTGATCGCGGCCGACGGGACGCGGCTGCCCGATGCCGAAGCCCGGATCGAGGCTGCGCACCGCAAGATCGAGAGCATAATCGCCTGATCCACTTGGGGCCGGTCGTGAGCCGGGGCGCGGCGCCGCGCTCCGGCTCTTCTATCGTCATGTGTCCGGCAATGTCCCGGCAGGCAGGCTGGTGCGCAATTCCTCCAGCCACACATCGGCCACCGCATCGGAAGGGGCGCGCCAGTCACCGCGCGGCGAAAGCGCGCCGCCCGAAGACACTTTCGGCCCGTTGGGAAGCGCGCTGCGCTTGAACTGCGAAAATCCGAAAAAGCGCGCGAGGAATTTCTCCAGCCACTTCGCGATCGTGGCCAGATCGTATTCGTTCTTCCGACCGTCCGGAAATCCGGCGGGCCATTCGCCAGACTTCGCATCCTTCCACGCGTGCCATGCAAGGAACGCGACCTTACCCGGACGCTGCCCGTAGCGGATCGTGTGGTGGAGGAAGAAGTCGTTGAGCTCGTATGGCCCGATTGTCTCCTCGGTGCTCTGCAATTCCCCGTCCTCGCCCGGCGGCACAAGCTCGGGCGAAATCTCGGTATCGAGTATCGCAGCGAGCACCTCGGACGCGGCTTCGTCGAACTGCCCGGTCTGGATCGTCCAGCGGATGAGATACTGGATCAGCGTCTTGGGCACGCCAGCATTGACGCCGTAATGGCTCATGTGGTCGCCCACGCCATAGGTGCACCAGCCAAGGGCAAGCTCGCTCATATCGCCGGTTCCGATCACGAAGCCATGATGCTGCCCCGCCAGACGGAAAAGGTAATCGGTGCGCAGCCCTGCCTGCACGTTCTCGAACCCCACATCGTAATGCGGTTCGCCGTTCGAATAGGGGTGTCCCATATCTTCGAGCATGAGCCGCGCGGCCGGCTTGATGTCGATTTCCTCGGCGGTGATCTCCATCGCCTTCATCAGCTTCCACGCGTTGGATTTGGTCGTGTCCGACGTGCCAAATCCCGGCAGGGTGTAGCCACGGATAGTGGTACGCGGGAGGCCGAGCCGGTCGCAGGCCTTGGCCGCCACGATCAGCGCATGGGTGCTGTCGAGCCCCCCGGATATGCCGATCACCAGGCTTTTCGCATTCGTCGCCTGGATACGCCGCATCAGCGCATCGACCTGGATATTGAACGCCTCGTAACAATCCTCGTCAAGCGCATGCTGGCGATTGGGCACGAATGGGAAGCGGCGGATCGGGCGCTCCAGGCCGATATCGCCTTCGGCAAAAGCGTGCTCGAACACGATCCGGCGAAAGCTGTCCTGCGGCCGGCCATGCGCCTCCGCCGCGTCGGTGAATGTCTGGTTGCGCATCCGCTCGCCCGCGATGCGGTCGGTATCGATATCGACCACGCACATTTCCGGCTCAAGATCGAACCGCGCGCTCTCGGCCATCAGCTCGCCCAGCTCGTAGATCACGCCCTGCCCGTCCCATGCAAGGTCGGTCGTGCTCTCGCCGTGGCCGCTCGCCGAATAGACATAGGCGCAGATCGAGCGTGCGCTCGATGACCGGCAGTGGAGTTTGCGATCGTCGGCCCGGCCGATCGTGATCGGGGAGGCGGAAAGGTTGCACAGGATGTGCGCGCCCGCCAACGCGGCCAGTGTGCCGGGGGGATTGGGTGCCCAGAAATCCTCGCATATCTCGACCCCGAACGTGAAGCCGGGAAGGTTTGCCGCCGCAAAGACGAGGTCTGTCCCGAACGGCACCTCTTCGCCCGCGACCGCGATCCACAGATCCTGGCAATTGCGGCCATGGACGAAATAGCGTTTCTCGTAGAATTCGCGGTAGTTGGGGAGATAGCTCTTGGGGATCACGCCGAGCAGTTCGCCGCCTGCGATAACGAGCGCGCAATTGTAAACCTTGGAATTGCGTCGCAGCGCAGCTCCGACCACCAGGACCGGCGAAAGGTTCTCGCTGGCCGCGACCACCTCTGCCACCGCCGCCTCGACCCGGTCGAGCATGGCCGATTGCAGGTGCAGATCGTCGATTGCGTAGGATGACAGGCTCAGTTCGGGAAAGACGACGAGATCGACGCCGCGCGCATGGGCTTTTTCCGCCTCGGCGATCACGCCGGCGGTATTGAGCGCCACATCAGCGGTGCGATGGTGCGGCGTGGCGGTCGCCACGCGCACGAAGCCGTGGGCGTGCATGTCGTAAAAACTTTCGGCGCTGGCAGCCATATGCG
The Erythrobacter sp. THAF29 DNA segment above includes these coding regions:
- a CDS encoding branched-chain amino acid aminotransferase, with protein sequence MEFTHVPHPSPTPDDVREARIADPGFGTVFTDHMVTIDYDEARGGWQTPVLGPREAIPLDPAASVLHYAQEIFEGMKAFTHAEGGLALFRPEANAARFNASARRMAMPEIPEELFLASVRKIVLKDAAWMPQIEGGSLYIRPFMFASEAFLGVRPAKQYKFVVILCSSGNYFKGGVNPVKIWVSQDYVRAAPGGTGAAKTGGNYAASLVPQAEAIAHGCDQVVFLDAVERKWVEELGGMNLFFVRADGSVITPPLTGTILPGITRDSLIAMLHEEGYEVREEPYSIAQWREEAESGDLLETLACGTAAVVTPVGTVASPAGEFSIGSGGIGQMAQKMREKLVGLQHGKVEDTHGWVTRI
- a CDS encoding rhodanese-related sulfurtransferase gives rise to the protein MTDPIQVAALYQFTPFDDPAALKGPLEQVCLSNRIGGTLLLAKEGINGTIAGTREGLDAVLSHIRALPGCADLDVKFSTACEMPFNRMKVRLKREIVTMGQPDIDPRASVGHYVSPADWNDLISDPDTLVIDTRNDYEVAIGTFKGALDPETRSFGEFPKWFREHREELLEGKKKVAMFCTGGIRCEKSTSFLRQEGIDEVYHLKGGILKYLETVPRDQSLWEGDCFVFDERVAVGHDLALSDYRLCRACRRPVSPQDMQSEYYEEGVSCPHCIEEKTEEQRERYRERQRQAQLARERGESHVGTLPRSP
- a CDS encoding glutathione S-transferase; the protein is MAALPILYSFRRCPYAMRARMALWVAGITVELREVKLADKPPELIEVSPKATVPVLVLADGTVIDESIAVMRWALSQSDPEGWLAGDDALSVLALIERNDGPFKHHLDRYKYPTRYPEETDGDEDALRLHHRSQGLAILEELDARLTGQNQLWGSTRTLADIAIFPFVRQFANTDRAWFDAQGLPHLQRWLEGHIASDLFLSVMPKFAPWKAGDEPILFGP
- a CDS encoding LysR family transcriptional regulator, which gives rise to MKLGEPTLDQIRIFLAVVEEGSFGGAARASGRAVSAISYGVAQLEAQLAVTLFEREGSKKPVLTEAGEGLLAEARSIADRVDALLAKARSLHAGLESSVGLVLDVMVSGEVTALVLREFRDMFPTVALTLNIEGLGAVAECLLDERAELAIGGPVIGDLPSLERQVIGRIDLVPVAAPGHPLAARDIPPGESRKHLQLVLADRSDFTQGREFSVLSPLTWRLGDLGAKHSLLKQGLGWGNMPRHQISRDLAEGRLVELDLPEKPGALYPFSAMWRRDHRLGPAASWLIDSFREQLSRCPD
- a CDS encoding pirin family protein produces the protein MIELRPFETLGAANHGWLDARHHFSFASYHDPSRVHWGNLRVWNDDRIAPGTGFPTHPHNDMEIITYVREGAITHRDSMGNEGRTEAGDVQVMSAGTGVQHSEYNLEDEDTTLFQIWIIPDERGGEPSWGAKQFPKGDRAGSFVPLASGIANDDDALKIRTNARVLGATIKAGESVTYEIGDASRHLYLVPATGKVRVDDVEAKARDGVAITQLERVTVTALEDSEVVLVDAA
- a CDS encoding FMN-dependent NADH-azoreductase; protein product: MTHILHITASISGEESVSTALGNKLVEGLAARSGASVTKRDLAQNDIPYIDARIFEAMLTPKEDRTPEQQELAAISDKLIEELQAADTIVFSSPVYNFSVPATVKAWADLVARAGTTFKYTENGPVGLLKGRKAYITAASGGTPMGSDMDYMSRWLKFFLQFLGIEVVDVIAADGTRLPDAEARIEAAHRKIESIIA
- a CDS encoding NAD(+) synthase, translated to MAASAESFYDMHAHGFVRVATATPHHRTADVALNTAGVIAEAEKAHARGVDLVVFPELSLSSYAIDDLHLQSAMLDRVEAAVAEVVAASENLSPVLVVGAALRRNSKVYNCALVIAGGELLGVIPKSYLPNYREFYEKRYFVHGRNCQDLWIAVAGEEVPFGTDLVFAAANLPGFTFGVEICEDFWAPNPPGTLAALAGAHILCNLSASPITIGRADDRKLHCRSSSARSICAYVYSASGHGESTTDLAWDGQGVIYELGELMAESARFDLEPEMCVVDIDTDRIAGERMRNQTFTDAAEAHGRPQDSFRRIVFEHAFAEGDIGLERPIRRFPFVPNRQHALDEDCYEAFNIQVDALMRRIQATNAKSLVIGISGGLDSTHALIVAAKACDRLGLPRTTIRGYTLPGFGTSDTTKSNAWKLMKAMEITAEEIDIKPAARLMLEDMGHPYSNGEPHYDVGFENVQAGLRTDYLFRLAGQHHGFVIGTGDMSELALGWCTYGVGDHMSHYGVNAGVPKTLIQYLIRWTIQTGQFDEAASEVLAAILDTEISPELVPPGEDGELQSTEETIGPYELNDFFLHHTIRYGQRPGKVAFLAWHAWKDAKSGEWPAGFPDGRKNEYDLATIAKWLEKFLARFFGFSQFKRSALPNGPKVSSGGALSPRGDWRAPSDAVADVWLEELRTSLPAGTLPDT